From Dethiobacter alkaliphilus AHT 1, a single genomic window includes:
- a CDS encoding indolepyruvate ferredoxin oxidoreductase subunit alpha: protein MTYKITDECVACGACLDSCPSDAIVEGDVYTINDDCAECGLCVDECPSDAIIEE, encoded by the coding sequence ATGACTTATAAGATTACGGACGAATGTGTTGCCTGTGGTGCATGCCTGGACTCTTGTCCAAGCGATGCCATTGTTGAGGGGGACGTCTACACAATCAATGACGACTGTGCAGAGTGCGGTCTGTGTGTTGATGAGTGCCCAAGCGATGCAATTATCGAGGAATAA